In the Oncorhynchus kisutch isolate 150728-3 unplaced genomic scaffold, Okis_V2 scaffold1686, whole genome shotgun sequence genome, ATTATAAGGCATTATAAAGGTCATTAAAATAATGATACATACGTACTTCATAGAAACTGTTACCCTTCATATATTCTAACAACTCACATTTTAAGATTCATTATGTCATTTGTTCCATGTTAAGGGCTCTGACCTTGGAACAAAACTATTTGTCTCCCTCTTGCTGTTGCAtgcagttcctctctctcttcctccattcctctaacccctccctccttctaACCCCACCCCTCTGGCAGATCCAGGAAGTCCCTCCCCTTCCCACAAACTCTCTTCTGAGGAAACGAAACTGATCTGAGTCTCTGTCTCATCTGTCTGTGTGACAGTGAACAACCGTCCAAATGGCTCAACAGGGAGTTTTGCTGGACCAGGACCAgttctgttgttctgtctgtctggatctaCTGAAGGAGCCGGTGGCTATTCCCTGTGGACACAGTTACTGTAGGAGCTGTATTGAGGGCTGCTGGGATCAGGATGTTCTGAAAGGGGTCTATAGCTGTCCTCAGTGCAGAGAGACCTTCACTCCAAGGCCTAATCTGAGGAAAAATAACATGTTGGCTGAGCTGGTGGAGAAACTGAGGAAGACAGGACTCCAGGCTGCTCCCCCTCCTGCTCTGTGCTATGCTGGACCTGGAGATGTGGTGTGTGATTTCTGCACTGGGACCAGAAAGCAGAAAGCCCTCATGTCCTGTCTGGTGTGTCTGGCCTCTTACTGTGAGACTCACCTCCAACCTCACTATGAATTTCCTGGTTTCAAGAAGCACAAGCTGGTCAAAGCCACGGCACAACTACAGGAGAAGATCTGCTCTCATCATGACAAACTGCTGGAGGTTTACTGTCGTACCGATCAGCAGTGTATCtgttatcagtgtgtgatggatgaACATAAAGGCCATGATACAGTGTCAGCTGCAGCAGAGAGGACTGAGAAACAGGTAAGACCAGAACAACTTGTTGGTGACTGTCTGATAAACTAAGAATTAAAGATACAGTAGGAACTAAATCTGTTTGAATATGAgatcattatattatatacaatatGAAATGGATCCACAAATATGAACACAAACCTTGAGCATATTGAGTTTGCTACAAATGTATCACCATTTTCTAAAGTCAAACACTATTATCATTCTGAATGGCCTTTTATGAGTCCAAAGTTCAGTCTCAACCCCTTGATACATGTAGGCCTACCATTAAAACTATATTCATTCACATAGCAACATAATATAATATTGTAAAGGGACTTCGTCAGGATTGTAGACCTTCCTCTCTATGGGTCCTATGTCACATTACTATACTATTGATCTACTGGACTAATAAAGCTTGATAGCTCATTGAAGAGTGATTCTCCACAGAGGCAGCTGGGGATGAGTCAGCAGAAGGTCCAGCAGAGattccaggagagagagaaggagctgaaGGAGCTCCAACAGGCTGTGGAGTCTTTCAAGGTGAGTATTGTTGACCAGAGGAGACACACCATTTCACTTCTCTCctccagtcagagagagagagagagagagagagaggggggcccCTATCCAATCCCACTGACCCCACTGTTGGGAACAGGCTGTCTGGACCCCTTCAGAGAATAGACTGGTTCATGTAACCGACTGGGCTGCCTCATCACATAACCATGAGGAACCATGACGACTCATGTCCCCTATACATTAACATGGaactgtctctctcaattcaattcaaaggtctttattggcatggaaacatATCTTTActatgccaaagcaagtgaagtagataataaacaatcatgaatgaacagtaaacattaaacaacatatattttcaaaagaatagagacatttcaaatgttataattCAAGTGCAAACAGAGTCGTGCCCCAGACTGAGTTCTGGAGGTGAAATGGAAATGAATGAGGGAGAGTTCAGTGAGGTAGAAGGTGTGGAGAAGAGTTCAGAACCAGAGAAGTATTTGGTCATAtgagatttgacttcagaagagttcCAGGGGgtgttgagtggtggtgtccCGTCCTCCCAGGTCGTTGTCATGGTGTCTGCATTGTAGTGGAATGGGGTAGTgggtttttaatgagtgtagggttagttggaagGGTGTTACTTAGTATTAtcatcattatattattattagtcacatgcgctgaatacaacaggtgtttttgCCTTTCAGTGAAATATCAAGACTtgcaagtaattaaagagcagcagtaacatTAGTGAGACTAAAAACAGACTATATACAGgcgggaaccggtacagagtcaatgcacggggtcATCGGTTAGTTGAGTTAATATCAAGACTTGTATGTGTTGTGATATTGTTGTCAGGATgttgaagagagggaaagattgaAGCGTCATTGGGGTTGGACGGGGTTGGGGGAGTTTGGAAGGGATTTGGGGGATGGGGGAGGGTCTATTAGAAGTTAGTAGGACTCTTTTATTTTCTCAGAAGTACTGAGTTAGGTAGGAGGATTTAGAGTGGTGTAAACCGTGATTGAACACACTCCAGAACAGTAGGTGGCGCCATGCACCTTTAACGTTGGTTTGAGGACCTCCATTATATCATAGAAGAAGAAGTTGGTCTGTGAGGGTTTTGTTGTTCCTGAGGAGGGCTACTATTCTTTTCTCTTTTGGTTTTCAAGTATTTTCAGAATTTATTAAAGCCAAAGCTAAAGCTTCCCTAAACAATTCAATATATCAGTCAATATATGttctctgtgatttattttctCTCCGTCAACCGTTCCATCGCATCTTAACCGTCTTACCGGGCGGGCACTAGGACCCGGGGGAAGCTgctgctgcagaggctgctgtacCGCTCGTGACTGTCAGTCCTCCTTGTAGCTCATTGGTTAAGCTGTGGCTCGAGCCTGTTAACAGTTAACGGACAGGAAACGGCTCTGACAGGACACATTCATGTCGAGGCAGTGATGTGAATGTGTGGTAagttagaatagagagagagagttttcacTACTATAAACTTTGGTCATAATCAAAGCTTTGTTCACCAATAGGTTTTTATGTGAGGCTGCCTGTAAGTTACAGTGTAACAGACGTTACTAAGGGTAACGGTGTCTTTTAAATTCGACAAGTTATGTGGCGATGATATCTAGTTAACGTTGTATTTAATGTagtgtaatgacctgactagatcataaaggaacaattgtccagacagaggattgagttacgaattgacggtttattagcaactttacacaggctactgtttggccttagctcacgccaaataaatgaaagATACCCCACAAGCCAATCGGGACCTTCTCTTGTGAAGCCCAGacggaagagagagaacaaaggctgAACCTTAACTTCCAATGCCCCGCCCCCTCCACGCCACTCCGCCAACCACCAGGATGCCCGGCATCAGAACATCCCAGGCATTCCtgtgattggcagatagcaggttgattggcatgtcggaccccgcgaacactgggaactggtaagtacaacacaaccagcTACTAGccgaacacataacacacagctgtctgtgcgggTCGCTACAGTAGTTTTACTATCTGTGCCAGGCTATAAATGACACAGATAAAATCTAGTTAACGTTGTATTTAATGTAGTTTTACTATCTGTGCCAGGCTATAAATGACACAGATAATATCTAGTTAACGTTGTATTTAATATAGTTTTACTATCTGTGCCA is a window encoding:
- the LOC116367486 gene encoding E3 ubiquitin/ISG15 ligase TRIM25-like isoform X2 — its product is MAQQGVLLDQDQFCCSVCLDLLKEPVAIPCGHSYCRSCIEGCWDQDVLKGVYSCPQCRETFTPRPNLRKNNMLAELVEKLRKTGLQAAPPPALCYAGPGDVVCDFCTGTRKQKALMSCLVCLASYCETHLQPHYEFPGFKKHKLVKATAQLQEKICSHHDKLLEVYCRTDQQCICYQCVMDEHKGHDTVSAAAERTEKQRQLGMSQQKVQQRFQEREKELKELQQAVESFKTEEREQRLNLNFQCPAPSTPLRQPPGCPASEHPRHSCDWQIAG
- the LOC116367486 gene encoding E3 ubiquitin/ISG15 ligase TRIM25-like isoform X1, which gives rise to MAQQGVLLDQDQFCCSVCLDLLKEPVAIPCGHSYCRSCIEGCWDQDVLKGVYSCPQCRETFTPRPNLRKNNMLAELVEKLRKTGLQAAPPPALCYAGPGDVVCDFCTGTRKQKALMSCLVCLASYCETHLQPHYEFPGFKKHKLVKATAQLQEKICSHHDKLLEVYCRTDQQCICYQCVMDEHKGHDTVSAAAERTEKQRQLGMSQQKVQQRFQEREKELKELQQAVESFKLSAQSAVEDSDQIFTELIRSIERRSSEVKELIRAQEKAHVGQAEGLLEQLKQEIAELRKRSTELEQLSHTEDHIHFLQGFIGMGNMC